A region of the Rickettsiales bacterium genome:
TGGAAATAGAAAGTTCTTTGCAGAAAATCTGGCAGGATTTTTGCACTAAGTTTTCTTCTTTGAAAGGTGATTCTATTTTTCATAGCTGGATAAAGCCACTTGAAATATCTGAAATAAATTCAGGATTTGTTGAAATAAAATGCCCATCAAGATTCGTAAAAAATTGGGTTTTATCTAATTATTTATCAATTATTGAGAAAATTTTTGCTGAAATTATTTCTGATTTCAAAAGAGTTGATTTAATAGTTGCAAAGCCACATCCAACAACTATCGCTACAATTTTGG
Encoded here:
- a CDS encoding DnaA N-terminal domain-containing protein, whose amino-acid sequence is MIEIKNTYSSNLEIESSLQKIWQDFCTKFSSLKGDSIFHSWIKPLEISEINSGFVEIKCPSRFVKNWVLSNYLSIIEKIFAEIISDFKRVDLIVAKPHPTTIATILEKQSEQIFSENTTSQQLNLPIAKENFFENFLANKLDAKFTFDNYSSFENNILAFNACYNIACNSEGFEDINLLFICGKMGLG